A region of uncultured Draconibacterium sp. DNA encodes the following proteins:
- a CDS encoding YkoF family thiamine/hydroxymethylpyrimidine-binding protein has product MQVAVEISLYPLSDDFEKPVDTFLSLLANNQTIDVEPGKMSSIITGELAEIMKALTQAMDQVFAENPAVFNLKISNCCPV; this is encoded by the coding sequence ATGCAAGTTGCTGTTGAAATAAGTCTTTACCCGCTGAGTGACGATTTTGAAAAACCAGTCGATACTTTTCTGTCGCTTTTAGCAAACAACCAAACTATTGACGTGGAGCCCGGCAAAATGAGCAGTATAATTACCGGCGAGTTAGCTGAGATTATGAAAGCCTTAACTCAAGCGATGGATCAGGTTTTTGCAGAAAATCCGGCTGTTTTTAACCTGAAGATTTCAAATTGCTGCCCGGTGTAG